One genomic window of Parasteatoda tepidariorum isolate YZ-2023 chromosome 9, CAS_Ptep_4.0, whole genome shotgun sequence includes the following:
- the LOC107444780 gene encoding delta-latroinsectotoxin-Lt1a-like: MLPNDSAITSFRMKRNSVKESENEMTGIKTKTGFCKNFEFGSKVSGLLADVMGDMPDPRKSGALLAVISHIGQAGINVTSTALECDDSKFEDIKILMKKRFNTIDKKFEIHAEALEDVSHKVSDLLYKFDSYQMFRGQKIVTSEVIGNKEIKSIINNINIFNKYYEEAREELNGYGKDEYFEELSKEKSILNTLENYSDSRNSLYSALYELIDRSDNYAIPDDATDDNAFLVLYALFHGTQTYFAVKVLLIKQRAYLANYYYELGDFEGFNTQLRAIKSLTTKFKDSLFTDVISIINQVKNKSFINDVKNEWYRGISDTILLDLKESVEEIDLNMIDHDKEIVEVKSINFSQSDITSKYGDWKDKSTVSYAVQLRNKNKYSKFSRWSEAEEIGDKANPMITVPQDKQGRERLIFRKFDKGSIQFVGVLMGLETSFRDINRDLYNAVGRGDQDLAYNQTKLLIENGANITALFEHKRNMIHAASSAGNDRVAADFLFGELDVNSKDKMGYTPLHLAAESNQKVFIRELIKQNANVNVQAGVEKLTPLHVAAKNGYLESVKELMKSKDLSIDAVDKNGFTALHHAIHKKDNSRILHALMSNTDINVNIKTKLGLAPLHLAAINGFSKVIDALVTSTKLENINETNDDGANALHFAAMAGNYFAVKKLLSMDNIGINQVTFKNKLTPLHFAIYFKNGNVASQLLKDPRIDINLVGRGNITHLHLAVASGDLQTTSILLSKGADKEAKIEDSGYTAVHLAMLRSKPDALLFLINNNANLNAQSNDGSTALHLACKHRKMEFLDVLLEANVDAKLTDKNGYLAIQISIENMDLNFVRAIVEKNLNIVDEETKEGRYVKALAHEKSFRVMYHYLKNRDSPEYDKYYGLEPVEVFRKLGVHDLFDIILNPSNDPEQNREESVRYIYENIVLPCMKKEKKGTPCELGNPMNSRLERSIELHDTNLFPKFSANFLPEKGFASHSLESSSNKNSFSSSASNVLQNANANSVLLLIDLLVRKFANKKHTSPARREISSSDSRAKVLILIEKFEKLIDSMSPSPAKELINLSEVSSKVYKALENENYSQIEDILRFYIKEFLKPDEVSALISKLNLDEYGVGRIQVIDGFLNAKKYIETVLKPKLIPSIRDLLPNNEPFIFQQGSAPCHTAKGAKSGRTKCTSATADRKIKRLCLQDRKISSDAIRCEMNAVGIAFDASFSIVFILQSLQKLDLCVKVHVEEMAAALSVTKRDEDSEYEEGMQEIEDRKQTCKALEYAGHVTGLVTDLIDDIPEIPFVTDTMKKAASGIAMAAHIAQFGMNIQATTLECDDVNTDEIKLIMDKRFNEVDRKLDRMTEALEEVSRKVSETLLLVDRTREEMNKGFQNILATLKNMDIEGVVNRIYSFSRYFEEKRDELSSLDKEGYIFRLTEKGGVLDYLKKIRTPEGLHSDLLKLMDETYNYAIPEDAGDAKSFQALYALIYGIQTYGSVMFFLLQKHTYLADYYYQRGDTTAFNNQIEILKTTLREFQTSLTGKGPLRSYTEIQFSLEPTSLIQKVEAILRRVKNKPFYSDAKLSSFKEIESQLDALFELKSKIRSMELSIIFDTPKGISDYEFKKPIIKSEYGVWDNKAKVRYAVQLRGNGSYSKFSEWSEPLKVEGKANPTLIVPEDQQGRERLVYRKVNDDTPQLIGILDKNVIEFRDIDRDLYNAAKRKDQSLAMKEIDMLLSKNANVSAVFDLGRTLLHSAAESGNVLVALRFLIDTVVSDNGNGTNEAPLTVKPGPINVDAKDQKGYTPMHVAAETRNSGFISLLITHGAKVNEQTFSDKLTPLHIAAREGHFKAVRNLIKDEAIEINKPEKSGYTPLHFAVNGGVKVINQLLTHKDILVDAKSENGFTPFQLAVMKGDRYAADALIKSGKVDINAGNEDNMTPLHMAAMSGNDDMVNFLLSQTSIDVNALSTSASWTPLYSAVYFKKKGVAFELVTKSEVHIASRDSGTPLHASIATGQVKVFEKLLEKQANIEAQTNEGLRPLHLAAMQANPEFLSKLIHMNADINVVSHDGSTPLHLASNSANLSKWSFY, from the exons ATGCTTCCAAATGATTCGGCGATTACTTCTTTTcgaatgaaaagaaatagtGTTAAGGAGTCCGAAAACGAAATGACTGGTATCAAGACTAAGACAGGTTTTTGCAAAAACTTTGAATTCGGTTCGAAAGTTAGTGGCCTCTTAGCCGACGTTATGGGAGACATGCCGGATCCCAGAAAATCAGGAGCTCTTTTGGCCGTGATTAGTCATATTGGACAAGCTGGTATAAATGTCACGTCTACAGCTCTAGAATGTGATGATTCTAAATTTGAAGACATCAAAATACTGATGAAAAAACGATTTAATACAATagataagaaatttgaaatacatGCAGAAGCTTTAGAAGATGTTTCTCATAAAGTAAGTGATCtgttatataaatttgataGTTACCAGATGTTCCGCGGGCAAAAAATAGTGACATCTGAAGTAATAGGTAATAAAGAGATTaagtcaattataaataatataaatattttcaataagtactACGAAGAAGCTAGAGAAGAACTTAACGGATATGGCAAAGATGAGTACTTCGAGGaattaagcaaagaaaaaagcattttgaataCATTAGAAAACTATTCGGATTCTAGAAACAGTTTGTATTCAGCTTTGTACGAGCTTATAGATAGGAGCGACAACTACGCGATTCCCGATGATGCTACAGATGATAACGCTTTCCTGGTATTGTATGCTCTGTTTCATGGCACACAGACTTATTTTGCTGTTAAAGTTCTTCTTATAAAGCAACGTGCTTATCTTGCAAACTACTATTACGAACTGGGGGATTTCGAAGGTTTCAACACACAGCTTCGAGCTATAAAGTCCTTGACAACAAAGTTTAAAGACTCCCTTTTCACCGATGTTATAAGTATAATAAATCAAGTAAAGAACAAAAGTTTCATAAATGATGTGAAAAACGAATGGTACAGAGGCATTTCCGATACTATTCTGCTTGATCTGAAGGAAAGTGTGGAAGAGATTGATTTAAACATGATCGATCATGATAAGGAAATAGTTGAAGTAAAATCCATCAACTTCTCACAGTCTGATATAACTTCCAAATATGGCGACTGGAAAGACAAGTCAACAGTAAGTTATGCGGTGCAGTTAAGAAATAAGAACAAGTACTCAAAATTCAGTCGTTGGTCTGAGGCAGAAGAAATTGGAGATAAAGCTAACCCCATGATTACAGTTCCTCAAGATAAACAAGGAAGAGAGAGACTTATATTCCGAAAGTTTGATAAGGGCTCCATCCAGTTTGTTGGTGTCCTAATGGGCTTAGAAACAAGCTTTAGAGACATAAATAGAGATCTCTATAATGCTGTTGGAAGGGGGGATCAAGATTTGGCCTATAACCAAACTAAACTACTTATTGAAAACGGAGCTAATATTACCGCATTGTTTGAGCATAAACGAAACATGATACACGCTGCTTCTTCAGCTGGTAATGATAGAGTTGCAGCTGATTTTCTATTCGGTGAGCTCGATGTTAATTCTAAGGACAAAATGGGATACACTCCCCTCCATTTAGCAGCTGAATCAAATCAAAAAGTGTTTATACGTGAGCTAATTAAACAGAACGCTAATGTAAACGTACAAGCTGGAGTGGAAAAGTTAACTCCTTTGCATGTTGCTGCTAAAAATGGATACTTGGAGTCGGTGAAAGAATTAATGAAATCTAAAGACCTATCAATTGACGCAGTGGACAAAAATGGATTCACAGCTTTGCATCATGCTATACATAAGAAAGATAATTCTAGAATTCTTCACGCTTTAATGAGTAACACTGATATAAACGTcaacatcaaaacaaaattaggcTTAGCTCCTTTACATTTAGCTGCTATAAATGGTTTTTCCAAAGTAATAGATGCGTTAGTTACTAGTACCAAGTTAGAGAATATTAACGAAACCAATGATGACGGTGCAAATGCCTTGCATTTTGCGGCCATGGCTGGAAActattttgctgtaaaaaaactgctttcaaTGGATAACATTGGAATCAATCAAgtcactttcaaaaataaattgacgcCTCTGCATTTTGCTATCTATTTCAAGAATGGAAATGTAGCGTCTCAATTACTGAAAGATCCCagaattgatataaatttagttGGTCGGGGAAACATCACTCATTTACACCTAGCTGTTGCCTCTGGAGATTTACAAACAACTTCTATCTTACTAAGCAAAGGAGCAGATAAGGAAGCAAAAATCGAAGATAGCGGTTACACCGCTGTCCATCTTGCTATGTTGCGCAGTAAGCCAgatgctttactttttttaatcaataataatgcaaatttaaatgctCAGTCAAACGATGGTTCCACTGCTCTACATTTAGCCTGTAAACATCGAAAAATGGAATTCCTTGACGTGCTGCTCGAAGCAAATGTCGATGCAAAACTTACCGATAAAAACGGTTATTTAGCCATTCAAATCTCAATCGAGaatatggatttaaattttgtgcgagctattgtagaaaaaaatctcaatatagTAGATGAGGAAACAAAGGAAGGCAGGTACGTCAAGGCATTGGCACACGAAAAAAGTTTTCGCGTTATGTATCACTACCTTAAAAACAGGGATTCACCAGAGTATGATAAATATTACGGATTAGAACCAGTTGAAGTCTTCAGAAAGCTAGGCGTACACGAtctttttgatattatattgAATCCTAGCAACGATCCAGAACAAAATAGAGAAGAATCGGTCagatatatttatgaaaatattgttttgccatgcatgaagaaggaaaagaaagGCACTCCTTGTGAGCTTGGCAATCCTATGAATAGCCGTCTGGAACGTAGTATTGAATTACATGATACCAATCTATTTCCAAAGTTTTCCGCTAATTTTTTGCCAGAAAAAGGTTTTGCTTCACATTCATTGGAATcatcaagtaataaaaattccttttcaagCTCAGCAAGCAATGTTTTGCAAAATGCAAATGCTAATAGCGTATTGCTTTTGATAGATCTCTTGGTAAGGAAATTCGCAAATAAAAAACACACTTCACCTGCCAGGAGAGAAATATCTAGTTCAGATTCTCGAGCCAAAGTGTTgatattgattgaaaaattcgAAAAGCTTATCGATTCAATGAGTCCAAGTCCCGCAAAGGAATTAATAAACTTATCGGAAGTCAGCTCAAAAGTTTATAAGGCactagaaaatgaaaattatagtcAAATTGAGGACATTTTACGCTTCtacattaaagaatttttgaaacctGATGAAGTTTCAGCtttgatatcaaaattaaatctagATGAAT ATGGTGTGGGCCGAATTCAAGTGATTGATGGCTtcctgaatgccaaaaaatacatcgaaactgtcctgaaaccaaaattgataccttccatTAGGGATCTCTTGCCCAACAAcgaaccatttatttttcagcagggttcagctccatgccacacagcaaaa GGAGCCAAATCAGGCCGAACAAAATGCACAAGTGCTACTgccgatagaaaaattaaacggctatgccttcaagatagaaaaatttcatctgaTGCCATTAGATGTGAAATGAATGCAGTAGGTATTGCA ttcgaTGCCTCTTTCTCAATCGTCTTTATACTTCAGTCGTTGCAAAAACTCGACCTTTGTGTAAAAGTGCATGTTGAAGAAATGGCTGCTGCTTTGTCTGTAACGAAAAGAGACGAAGATTCAGAATATGAAGAAGGTATGCAGGAGATAGAAGATCGTAAACAGACTTGCAAGGCTTTAGAATACGCTGGTCATGTAACGGGTCTCGTTACTGACCTGATTGACGATATTCCAGAGATCCCTTTTGTCACCGacacaatgaaaaaagcagCCTCTGGGATAGCAATGGCGGCACACATAGCCCAGTTCGGCATGAACATTCAAGCAACCACTTTGGAGTGTGATGATGTAAATACTGATGAGATAAAGTTGATTATGGACAAGAGATTCAATGAAGTTGACCGGAAACTTGACAGGATGACTGAAGCCTTGGAAGAGGTTTCACGAAAGGTCAGTGAAACTTTGTTGCTTGTTGATAGAACAAGAGAAGAAATGAATAAgggttttcaaaacattttggctactttaaaaaatatggatattGAGGGCGTAGTAAACAGGATCTACAGTTTTTCTCggtattttgaagaaaaaagggACGAATTAAGCAGTTTAGATAAAGAAGGATACATTTTCAGATTGACTGAAAAGGGCGGTGTACTTGATTACCTGAAAAAAATTAGGACGCCAGAAGGGTTACATTCTGATTTACTTAAACTTATGGATGAAACCTATAACTATGCGATTCCTGAGGACGCGGGAGatgcaaaatcttttcaagcTTTATACGCTTTGATATATGGGATACAAACATATGGTTCAGTCATGTTTTTTCTTCTGCAGAAGCATACATATCTCGCTGACTACTATTACCAGAGAGGAGATACTACAGCATTCAACAACCAGATAGAAATACTAAAGACAACCTTAAGGGAGTTTCAGACTTCTCTTACGGGTAAAGGTCCTTTACGGAGTTATACAGAAATACAATTTTCGTTAGAGCCTACATCACTGATTCAAAAAGTTGAAGCCATCTTaagaagagtaaaaaataagcCTTTTTACAGCGATGCTAAACTTAGTTCATTTAAAGAAATCGAAAGCCAATTGGACGCACTGTTTGaacttaaatcaaaaattaggtCGATGGAGCTGAGCATTATATTTGACACACCAAAAGGTATATCTGATTATGAATTCAAAAAGCCTATTATCAAGTCTGAGTATGGTGTCTGGGATAATAAGGCAAAAGTCAGGTATGCCGTTCAACTGAGAGGCAATGGTAGTTACTCAAAATTTAGCGAGTGGTCAGAACCTTTAAAAGTAGAAGGCAAGGCGAATCCAACCCTTATTGTTCCCGAAGACCAGCAAGGGAGAGAACGACTGGTATATCGAAAGGTTAATGATGATACCCCTCAATTAATAGGCATTTTGGATAAGAATGTAATCGAATTTAGAGATATTGACAGAGATCTTTACAATGCTGCTAAAAGAAAAGATCAAAGCTTAGCTATGAAAGAGATTGATATGCTGTTATCAAAGAATGCTAATGTTTCTGCTGTTTTTGATCTAGGTAGAACGCTCCTGCATTCTGCTGCTGAAAGTGGAAATGTATTAGTAGCATTACGATTTTTGATCGACACTGTGGTTTCTGACAATGGAAATGGTACAAATGAGGCTCCTTTAACGGTAAAACCAGGACCCATAAATGTTGATGCGAAAGATCAAAAAGGGTATACCCCTATGCACGTGGCCGCAGAAACAAGAAATTCAGGTTTTATAAGTCTGCTCATAACACATGGAGCGAAAGTAAATGAACAAACTTTTTCAGATAAGTTGACTCCATTACACATAGCAGCCAGAGAAGGGCACTTCAAAGCAGTTCGTAACTTAATAAAAGACGAAgccattgaaattaataaacctGAAAAATCAGGTTACACTCCTCTACATTTCGCTGTCAATGGTGGAGTTAAAGTTATTAATCAGTTACTTACTCACAAAGATATTTTAGTTGATGCAAAGTCTGAAAATGGATTCACACCATTTCAATTAGCTGTCATGAAAGGTGATCGCTACGCAGCAGATGC